In one window of Miscanthus floridulus cultivar M001 chromosome 12, ASM1932011v1, whole genome shotgun sequence DNA:
- the LOC136497840 gene encoding plasma membrane ATPase isoform X2, which yields MGGLEEIKNEAVDLENIPIEEVFEQLKCTREGLSSSEGQQRLEIFGPNKLEEKKESKILKFLGFMWNPLSWVMEMAAIMAIALANGGGKPPDWEDFVGIIVLLVINSTISFIEENNAGNAAAALMANLAPKTKVLRDGRWGEQEAAILVPGDIISIKLGDIVPADARLLEGDPLKVDQSALTGESLPVTRGPGDEVFSGSTCKQGEIEAVVIATGVHTFFGKAAHLVDSTNQVGHFQQVLTAIGNFCICSIAVGIIVEIIVMFPIQHRKYRSGIENLLVLLIGGIPIAMPTVLSVTMAIGSHKLSQQGAITKRMTAIEEMAGMDVLCSDKTGTLTLNKLSVDKNLVEVFCKGVDKDHVLLLAARASRTENQDAIDAAMVGMLADPKEARAGIREVHFLPFNPVDKRTALTYIDGDGNWHRVSKGAPEQILDLCHCKEDLRRKVHGIIEKYAERGLRSLAVARQEVPEKNKESPGGPWQFVGLLPLFDPPRHDSAETIRKALVLGVNVKMITGDQLAIGKETGRRLGMGTNMYPSSALLGQNKDSTLEALPVDELIEKADGFAGVFPEHKYEIVKRLQEKKHIVGMTGDGVNDAPALKKADIGIAVADATDAARSASDIVLTEPGLSVIISAVLTSRCIFQRMKNYTIYAVSITIRIVLGFLLIALIWQYDFSPFMVLIIAILNDGTIMTISKDRVKPSPLPDSWKLKEIFATGVVLGSYLALMTVIFFWAMHKTDFFSDKFGVRSIRDSEHEMMSALYLQVSIVSQALIFVTRSRSWSFVERPGLLLVTAFLLAQLVATFLAVYANWGFARIKGIGWGWAGVVWLYSIVFYFPLDLIKFFIRFVLSGRAWDNLLENKTAFTTKKDYGREEREAQWATAQRTLHGLQPPEAATNTLFNDKSSYRELSEIAEQAKRRAEIARLRELNTLKGHVESVVKLKGLDIDTIQQNYTV from the exons GAGAATATCCCCATCGAGGAGGTGTTCGAGCAACTGAAATGCACCCGCGAGGGGCTGAGCTCCAGCGAGGGCCAGCAGCGTCTCGAGATCTTTGGCCCCAACAAGCTCGAGGAGAAAAAG GAGAGCAAGATCCTCAAGTTCCTTGGGTTCATGTGGAACCCGCTGTCATGGGTCATGGAGATGGCTGCCATCATGGCCATTGCCCTTGCCAACGGTGGTGGCAAGCCCCCGGATTGGGAGGACTTCGTCGGTATCATCGTGCTCCTCGTTATCAACTCCACCATCTCCTTCATTGAGGAGAACAATGCCGGCAACGCCGCGGCTGCACTCATGGCCAACCTTGCTCCCAAAACCAAG GTTCTGAGAGATGGCCGATGGGGCGAGCAAGAGGCTGCAATCTTGGTTCCTGGTGACATCATCAGCATCAAGCTTGGTGATATCGTCCCTGCCGATGCTCGTCTCCTCGAGGGTGATCCTCTCAAGGTTGATCAGTCTGCGCTTACCGGAGAATCCCTCCCAGTTACCAGGGGCCCTGGGGACGAAGTCTTCTCAGGGTCCACTTGTAAGCAGGGCGAGATCGAGGCTGTGGTCATTGCCACTGGAGTGCACACCTTCTTCGGCAAGGCTGCTCATCTTGTGGACAGCACCAACCAGGTCGGACACTTCCAACAGGTCCTGACAGCAATTGGTAACTTCTGCATCTGCTCGATTGCGGTCGGCATCATCGTCGAGATCATCGTCATGTTCCCAATCCAGCACCGCAAATACCGCAGCGGAATCGAGAACCTGTTGGTTCTCTTGATCGGTGGTATCCCAATTGCCATGCCTACTGTGCTTTCAGTCACCATGGCCATCGGTTCGCACAAGCTGTCACAGCAGGGTGCCATCACTAAGAGGATGACTGCCATTGAGGAGATGGCTGGTATGGATGTGCTTTGCAGTGACAAGACTGGCACACTCACCCTCAACAAGCTTAGTGTCGACAAGAACCTCGTCGAGGTGTTTTGCAAAGGCGTCGACAAAGACCATGTGTTGCTGTTGGCTGCAAGGGCTTCAAGGACTGAGAACCAGGATGCCATCGATGCTGCCATGGTTGGCATGCTTGCTGATCCCAAGGAGGCCAGGGCTGGTATCAGGGAAGTCCATTTCTTGCCCTTCAACCCTGTTGATAAGAGGACTGCTCTGACATACATTGATGGCGATGGCAACTGGCACCGTGTCAGCAAGGGTGCTCCTGAGCAG ATTCTTGACCTGTGCCACTGCAAGGAGGATTTGAGGCGGAAGGTGCACGGTATTATCGAGAAGTATGCCGAGCGTGGTCTCCGTTCGCTTGCTGTTGCCAGACAG GAAGTGCCTGAGAAAAATAAGGAGTCCCCTGGTGGACCATGGCAATTCGTTGGTTTGTTGCCCCTGTTTGATCCACCTAGGCACGACAGTGCTGAGACAATTCGCAAGGCTCTTGTTCTTGGTGTTAACGTCAAGATGATTACTG GTGATCAACTTGCTATTGGTAAGGAGACCGGAAGGAGGCTTGGCATGGGTACCAACATGTATCCTTCCTCAGCATTGCTCGGCCAAAACAAGGATTCTACGCTTGAAGCACTTCCTGTTGATGAGCTCATTGAGAAGGCCGATGGTTTTGCCGGAGTCTTCCCTG AACACAAGTATGAGATTGTGAAGAGACTGCAAGAGAAGAAACACATTGTTGGTATGACTGGAGATGGTGTCAACGATGCCCCAGCTCTTAAGAAGGCCGACATCGGTATCGCTGTTGCGGATGCTACTGATGCTGCAAGGAGTGCTTCCGATATTGTCCTTACTGAGCCAGGTCTTAGTGTCATTATCAGCGCTGTCCTTACCAGCAGATGCATCTTCCAGAGGATGAAGAACTACACC ATTTATGCTGTTTCCATCACAATCCGTATAGTG CTTGGATTTTTGCTCATTGCTTTGATCTGGCAATACGATTTCTCTCCCTTCATGGTCCTTATCATTGCCATTCTCAATGATG GTACCATCATGACCATCTCTAAGGACAGAGTTAAGCCATCTCCCTTGCCCGACAGCTGGAAGCTGAAGGAAATCTTTGCTACCGGTGTCGTGCTTGGAAGCTACCTTGCTCTGATGACTGTCATTTTCTTCTGGGCTATGCACAAGACCGACTTCTTCTCG GACAAATTCGGTGTGAGGTCAATCAGGGACAGTGAGCATGAGATGATGTCTGCGTTGTACCTCCAAGTCAGTATTGTGAGCCAGGCTCTGATCTTCGTCACCCGTTCCCGTAGCTGGTCCTTCGTGGAGCGCCCTGGTCTGCTCCTGGTCACCGCGTTCCTGCTCGCTCAACTT GTTGCTACCTTCCTCGCTGTCTATGCCAACTGGGGCTTTGCCAGGATCAAGGGTATCGGCTGGGGCTGGGCTGGTGTCGTCTGGCTCTACAGCATCGTGTTCTACTTCCCTCTGGACCTGATCAAGTTCTTCATCCGCTTCGTGCTCAGCGGCAGGGCATGGGACAACCTCCTCGAGAACAAG ACcgccttcaccaccaagaaggaTTACGGGCGGGAAGAGAGGGAGGCGCAATGGGCCACCGCGCAGAGGACGCTGCACGGTCTCCAGCCACCGGAGGCTGCCACCAACACGCTGTTCAACGACAAGAGCAGCTACCGCGAGCTGTCGGAGATCGCTGAGCAGGCCAAGAGACGAGCTGAGATCGCGAGGCTGAGGGAGCTCAACACCCTCAAGGGCCACGTGGAGTCGGTGGTGAAGCTCAAGGGGCTGGACATCGACACCATCCAGCAGAACTACACGGTGTGA
- the LOC136497840 gene encoding plasma membrane ATPase isoform X1, which yields MGGLEEIKNEAVDLENIPIEEVFEQLKCTREGLSSSEGQQRLEIFGPNKLEEKKESKILKFLGFMWNPLSWVMEMAAIMAIALANGGGKPPDWEDFVGIIVLLVINSTISFIEENNAGNAAAALMANLAPKTKVLRDGRWGEQEAAILVPGDIISIKLGDIVPADARLLEGDPLKVDQSALTGESLPVTRGPGDEVFSGSTCKQGEIEAVVIATGVHTFFGKAAHLVDSTNQVGHFQQVLTAIGNFCICSIAVGIIVEIIVMFPIQHRKYRSGIENLLVLLIGGIPIAMPTVLSVTMAIGSHKLSQQGAITKRMTAIEEMAGMDVLCSDKTGTLTLNKLSVDKNLVEVFCKGVDKDHVLLLAARASRTENQDAIDAAMVGMLADPKEARAGIREVHFLPFNPVDKRTALTYIDGDGNWHRVSKGAPEQILDLCHCKEDLRRKVHGIIEKYAERGLRSLAVARQEVPEKNKESPGGPWQFVGLLPLFDPPRHDSAETIRKALVLGVNVKMITGDQLAIGKETGRRLGMGTNMYPSSALLGQNKDSTLEALPVDELIEKADGFAGVFPEHKYEIVKRLQEKKHIVGMTGDGVNDAPALKKADIGIAVADATDAARSASDIVLTEPGLSVIISAVLTSRCIFQRMKNYTIYAVSITIRIVLGFLLIALIWQYDFSPFMVLIIAILNDGTIMTISKDRVKPSPLPDSWKLKEIFATGVVLGSYLALMTVIFFWAMHKTDFFSVNSQNFPKSLCIDLLDWYVFSKFGLFSPYHVIVQDKFGVRSIRDSEHEMMSALYLQVSIVSQALIFVTRSRSWSFVERPGLLLVTAFLLAQLVATFLAVYANWGFARIKGIGWGWAGVVWLYSIVFYFPLDLIKFFIRFVLSGRAWDNLLENKTAFTTKKDYGREEREAQWATAQRTLHGLQPPEAATNTLFNDKSSYRELSEIAEQAKRRAEIARLRELNTLKGHVESVVKLKGLDIDTIQQNYTV from the exons GAGAATATCCCCATCGAGGAGGTGTTCGAGCAACTGAAATGCACCCGCGAGGGGCTGAGCTCCAGCGAGGGCCAGCAGCGTCTCGAGATCTTTGGCCCCAACAAGCTCGAGGAGAAAAAG GAGAGCAAGATCCTCAAGTTCCTTGGGTTCATGTGGAACCCGCTGTCATGGGTCATGGAGATGGCTGCCATCATGGCCATTGCCCTTGCCAACGGTGGTGGCAAGCCCCCGGATTGGGAGGACTTCGTCGGTATCATCGTGCTCCTCGTTATCAACTCCACCATCTCCTTCATTGAGGAGAACAATGCCGGCAACGCCGCGGCTGCACTCATGGCCAACCTTGCTCCCAAAACCAAG GTTCTGAGAGATGGCCGATGGGGCGAGCAAGAGGCTGCAATCTTGGTTCCTGGTGACATCATCAGCATCAAGCTTGGTGATATCGTCCCTGCCGATGCTCGTCTCCTCGAGGGTGATCCTCTCAAGGTTGATCAGTCTGCGCTTACCGGAGAATCCCTCCCAGTTACCAGGGGCCCTGGGGACGAAGTCTTCTCAGGGTCCACTTGTAAGCAGGGCGAGATCGAGGCTGTGGTCATTGCCACTGGAGTGCACACCTTCTTCGGCAAGGCTGCTCATCTTGTGGACAGCACCAACCAGGTCGGACACTTCCAACAGGTCCTGACAGCAATTGGTAACTTCTGCATCTGCTCGATTGCGGTCGGCATCATCGTCGAGATCATCGTCATGTTCCCAATCCAGCACCGCAAATACCGCAGCGGAATCGAGAACCTGTTGGTTCTCTTGATCGGTGGTATCCCAATTGCCATGCCTACTGTGCTTTCAGTCACCATGGCCATCGGTTCGCACAAGCTGTCACAGCAGGGTGCCATCACTAAGAGGATGACTGCCATTGAGGAGATGGCTGGTATGGATGTGCTTTGCAGTGACAAGACTGGCACACTCACCCTCAACAAGCTTAGTGTCGACAAGAACCTCGTCGAGGTGTTTTGCAAAGGCGTCGACAAAGACCATGTGTTGCTGTTGGCTGCAAGGGCTTCAAGGACTGAGAACCAGGATGCCATCGATGCTGCCATGGTTGGCATGCTTGCTGATCCCAAGGAGGCCAGGGCTGGTATCAGGGAAGTCCATTTCTTGCCCTTCAACCCTGTTGATAAGAGGACTGCTCTGACATACATTGATGGCGATGGCAACTGGCACCGTGTCAGCAAGGGTGCTCCTGAGCAG ATTCTTGACCTGTGCCACTGCAAGGAGGATTTGAGGCGGAAGGTGCACGGTATTATCGAGAAGTATGCCGAGCGTGGTCTCCGTTCGCTTGCTGTTGCCAGACAG GAAGTGCCTGAGAAAAATAAGGAGTCCCCTGGTGGACCATGGCAATTCGTTGGTTTGTTGCCCCTGTTTGATCCACCTAGGCACGACAGTGCTGAGACAATTCGCAAGGCTCTTGTTCTTGGTGTTAACGTCAAGATGATTACTG GTGATCAACTTGCTATTGGTAAGGAGACCGGAAGGAGGCTTGGCATGGGTACCAACATGTATCCTTCCTCAGCATTGCTCGGCCAAAACAAGGATTCTACGCTTGAAGCACTTCCTGTTGATGAGCTCATTGAGAAGGCCGATGGTTTTGCCGGAGTCTTCCCTG AACACAAGTATGAGATTGTGAAGAGACTGCAAGAGAAGAAACACATTGTTGGTATGACTGGAGATGGTGTCAACGATGCCCCAGCTCTTAAGAAGGCCGACATCGGTATCGCTGTTGCGGATGCTACTGATGCTGCAAGGAGTGCTTCCGATATTGTCCTTACTGAGCCAGGTCTTAGTGTCATTATCAGCGCTGTCCTTACCAGCAGATGCATCTTCCAGAGGATGAAGAACTACACC ATTTATGCTGTTTCCATCACAATCCGTATAGTG CTTGGATTTTTGCTCATTGCTTTGATCTGGCAATACGATTTCTCTCCCTTCATGGTCCTTATCATTGCCATTCTCAATGATG GTACCATCATGACCATCTCTAAGGACAGAGTTAAGCCATCTCCCTTGCCCGACAGCTGGAAGCTGAAGGAAATCTTTGCTACCGGTGTCGTGCTTGGAAGCTACCTTGCTCTGATGACTGTCATTTTCTTCTGGGCTATGCACAAGACCGACTTCTTCTCGGTAAATTCTCAAAATTTCCCCAAAAGCCTTTGTATCGATCTCCTCGATTGGTATGTATTTTCCAAGTTTGGTTTGTTCTCACCATACCATGTTATTGTGCAGGACAAATTCGGTGTGAGGTCAATCAGGGACAGTGAGCATGAGATGATGTCTGCGTTGTACCTCCAAGTCAGTATTGTGAGCCAGGCTCTGATCTTCGTCACCCGTTCCCGTAGCTGGTCCTTCGTGGAGCGCCCTGGTCTGCTCCTGGTCACCGCGTTCCTGCTCGCTCAACTT GTTGCTACCTTCCTCGCTGTCTATGCCAACTGGGGCTTTGCCAGGATCAAGGGTATCGGCTGGGGCTGGGCTGGTGTCGTCTGGCTCTACAGCATCGTGTTCTACTTCCCTCTGGACCTGATCAAGTTCTTCATCCGCTTCGTGCTCAGCGGCAGGGCATGGGACAACCTCCTCGAGAACAAG ACcgccttcaccaccaagaaggaTTACGGGCGGGAAGAGAGGGAGGCGCAATGGGCCACCGCGCAGAGGACGCTGCACGGTCTCCAGCCACCGGAGGCTGCCACCAACACGCTGTTCAACGACAAGAGCAGCTACCGCGAGCTGTCGGAGATCGCTGAGCAGGCCAAGAGACGAGCTGAGATCGCGAGGCTGAGGGAGCTCAACACCCTCAAGGGCCACGTGGAGTCGGTGGTGAAGCTCAAGGGGCTGGACATCGACACCATCCAGCAGAACTACACGGTGTGA